One Chanodichthys erythropterus isolate Z2021 chromosome 10, ASM2448905v1, whole genome shotgun sequence DNA segment encodes these proteins:
- the alg5 gene encoding dolichyl-phosphate beta-glucosyltransferase, with protein sequence MLTEKWMMDFCLCELLQCSMILALIVLLLVVVIAHVSAKMVDQTRHEKEKHFLTAEGKKECFPSLMDPPSLELSVVVPSYNEELRLPLMMDEAMEYLEKRQKENPSFTYEVIVVDDGSKDKTTEVAMKYTKKYGAQKVRVLTLVKNRGKGGAVRMGALSCRGRLVLMADADGATKFADIEKVEEALQSISEKPDNMAISCGSRAHLEEQSVAQRSVFRTFLMYGFHFLVWFFCVRGIKDTQCGFKLFTREAALKTFSSLHVERWAFDVELLFIAQCFDIPVAEVAVNWTEIEGSKLVPFWSWLQMGRDLVFIRLRYLTGAWRLESERKTQ encoded by the exons ATGTTGACTGAGAAATGGATGATGGATTTCTGTTTATGTGAATTATTGCAGTGTTCGATGATCCTGGCGCTGATCGTCTTACTTTTG GTTGTTGTGATTGCTCATGTCAGTGCTAAGATGGTAGATCAGACTCGTCATGAGAAGGAGAAACACTTTTTGACTGCAGAGGGCAAGAAAGAGTGTTTTCCCAGTCTGATGGACCCTCCCTCATTGGAGCTGTCCGTGGTTGTCCCTTCATACAATGAAGAACTCAGAT TGCCTCTCATGATGGATGAAGCCATGGAATACCTGGAGAAAAGACAG AAGGAGAATCCATCATTCACATATGAAGTTATTGTAGTAGATGATGGCAGCAAAGACAAAACTACAGAG GTTGCCATGAAATACACAAAGAAGTATGGAGCACAAAAAGTGAGAGTTCTGACATTGGTGAAGAACCGTGGAAAAGGCGGTGCAGTTAGAATG GGAGCACTGAGCTGTCGCGGGCGGCTGGTTCTTATGGCCGATGCAGATGGAGCCACTAAATTTGCTGACATTGAAAAGGTGGAAGAGGCTCTTCAGAGCATCAGTGAGAAGCCT GATAACATGGCGATCTCCTGTGGATCCAGAGCGCATCTGGAAGAACAATCAGTGGCTCAG CGGTCTGTGTTCCGAACGTTTCTGATGTATGGATTCCACTTCTTGGTGTGGTTCTTTTGCGTGAGGGGGATTAAAGACACACAATGTGGTTTTAAGCTCTTCACTCGTGAGGCTGCcttgaaaaccttctccagccTGCATGTGGAACGCTG GGCATTTGATGTGGAACTTCTCTTCATTGCTCAGTGTTTTGACATCCCTGTTGCAGAAGTGGCTGTTAACTGGACAGAGATTGAAG GGTCAAAGTTGGTGCCTTTCTGGAGTTGGCTACAGATGGGCCGGGATCTAGTCTTTATCAGACTGCGTTACCTCACTGGTGCCTGGAGGCTGGAGTCTGAGAGAAAAACTCAGTAG
- the smad9 gene encoding mothers against decapentaplegic homolog 9 isoform X1 yields the protein MHSTTSITSLFSFTSPAVKRLLGWKQGDEEEKWAEKAVDSLVKKLKKKKGAMEELEKALSCPGQPSKCVTIPRSLDGRLQVSHRKGLPHVIYCRVWRWPDLQSHHELKALDCCEFPFGSKQKEICINPYHYRRVETPVLPPVLVPRHSEFNPQHSLLAKFRNASLHNEPLMPQNATYPDSFPAMPCSSFSSSPSSSLNQSPTAHSYPNSPSSAADPGSPYQITAETPPPPYSMMETTPSEDVKPGESSNPNKLILSAPHRDLRPVCYEEPEYWCSVAYYELNNRVGETFHASSRSILVDGFTDPSNNKNRFCLGLLSNVNRNSTIEHTRRHIGKGVHLYYVGGEVYAECLSDSSIFVQSRNCNYQHGFHPTTVCKIPSGCSLKIFNNQLFAQLLSQSVNHGFEVVYELTKMCTIRMSFVKGWGAEYHRQDVTSTPCWIEIHLHGPLQWLDKVLTQMGSPHNPISSVS from the exons ATGCACTCCACAACATCCATCACTTCCCTCTTCTCCTTCACCAGTCCAGCTGTGAAAAGACTGCTGGGCTGGAAACAAGGAGATGAGGAGGAAAAGTGGGCGGAAAAGGCTGTTGATTCCCTTGTAAAGAAGCTTAAGAAGAAAAAAGGGGCCATGGAAGAGCTGGAAAAGGCTCTGAGCTGTCCTGGCCAGCCCAGTAAATGTGTGACCATCCCTCGATCCCTGGACGGAAGGCTCCAGGTGTCCCATCGTAAAGGTCTGCCACACGTTATCTACTGCAGAGTGTGGCGCTGGCCGGATCTTCAGTCCCACCACGAGCTCAAAGCGCTGGATTGCTGCGAGTTTCCATTTGGCTCCAAACAGAAGGAGATCTGCATCAATCCATATCATTACCGCCGTGTGGAGACGCCAG TTCTACCCCCAGTCCTTGTGCCACGTCACAGTGAGTTCAACCCCCAGCACAGTTTGTTGGCAAAGTTCCGGAATGCTTCCCTACACAACGAGCCTCTCATGCCCCAAAATGCCACTTACCCAGACTCCTTCCCTGCAATGCCCTGTAGCTCGTTTTCTTCATCTCCTTCCAGCTCTTTAAACCAGTCCCCCACTGCACACAGCTACCCAAACTCCCCCAGCAGTGCAGCTGACCCTGGGAGCCCCTACCAAATCACAG CAGAGACGCCTCCTCCACCCTACAGTATGATGGAGACCACTCCGTCTGAGGATGTGAAACCAGGAGAGTCCTCCAACCCCAATAAACTCATTCTGTCAGCCCCCCATAGAG acTTGAGGCCAGTGTGTTATGAGGAACCAGAATACTGGTGTTCAGTGGCGTATTACGAACTGAACAACAGGGTGGGTGAGACATTCCACGCCTCTTCCCGAAGCATCCTCGTGGACGGCTTCACAGATCCCTCCAACAACAAGAACCGGTTCTGTCTTGGATTACTATCCAACGTCAACCGAAACTCTACCATTGAACACACTCGCAGACACATAGGCAAAG GTGTGCACTTGTATTACGTCGGAGGGGAGGTGTACGCAGAGTGTCTGAGTGACAGCAGTATTTTCGTACAGAGTCGGAACTGTAACTACCAGCATGGTTTTCACCCCACCACCGTCTGCAAGATCCCGAGTGGATGCAGCCTCAAGATCTTCAACAACCAGTTGTTTGCCCAGCTGTTGTCACAGTCGGTAAATCACGGCTTCGAGGTGGTGTATGAACTCACCAAGATGTGCACCATCAGGATGAGTTTTGTCAAG GGCTGGGGAGCCGAGTACCACCGTCAGGATGTCACCAGCACCCCCTGCTGGATAGAAATCCACCTGCATGGGCCTCTGCAGTGGCTGGACAAAGTTCTGACTCAAATGGGCTCCCCACACAATCCCATTTCCTCTGTATCCTAA
- the smad9 gene encoding mothers against decapentaplegic homolog 9 isoform X2, protein MHSTTSITSLFSFTSPAVKRLLGWKQGDEEEKWAEKAVDSLVKKLKKKKGAMEELEKALSCPGQPSKCVTIPRSLDGRLQVSHRKGLPHVIYCRVWRWPDLQSHHELKALDCCEFPFGSKQKEICINPYHYRRVETPVLPPVLVPRHSEFNPQHSLLAKFRNASLHNEPLMPQNATYPDSFPAMPCSSFSSSPSSSLNQSPTAHSYPNSPSSAADPGSPYQITETPPPPYSMMETTPSEDVKPGESSNPNKLILSAPHRDLRPVCYEEPEYWCSVAYYELNNRVGETFHASSRSILVDGFTDPSNNKNRFCLGLLSNVNRNSTIEHTRRHIGKGVHLYYVGGEVYAECLSDSSIFVQSRNCNYQHGFHPTTVCKIPSGCSLKIFNNQLFAQLLSQSVNHGFEVVYELTKMCTIRMSFVKGWGAEYHRQDVTSTPCWIEIHLHGPLQWLDKVLTQMGSPHNPISSVS, encoded by the exons ATGCACTCCACAACATCCATCACTTCCCTCTTCTCCTTCACCAGTCCAGCTGTGAAAAGACTGCTGGGCTGGAAACAAGGAGATGAGGAGGAAAAGTGGGCGGAAAAGGCTGTTGATTCCCTTGTAAAGAAGCTTAAGAAGAAAAAAGGGGCCATGGAAGAGCTGGAAAAGGCTCTGAGCTGTCCTGGCCAGCCCAGTAAATGTGTGACCATCCCTCGATCCCTGGACGGAAGGCTCCAGGTGTCCCATCGTAAAGGTCTGCCACACGTTATCTACTGCAGAGTGTGGCGCTGGCCGGATCTTCAGTCCCACCACGAGCTCAAAGCGCTGGATTGCTGCGAGTTTCCATTTGGCTCCAAACAGAAGGAGATCTGCATCAATCCATATCATTACCGCCGTGTGGAGACGCCAG TTCTACCCCCAGTCCTTGTGCCACGTCACAGTGAGTTCAACCCCCAGCACAGTTTGTTGGCAAAGTTCCGGAATGCTTCCCTACACAACGAGCCTCTCATGCCCCAAAATGCCACTTACCCAGACTCCTTCCCTGCAATGCCCTGTAGCTCGTTTTCTTCATCTCCTTCCAGCTCTTTAAACCAGTCCCCCACTGCACACAGCTACCCAAACTCCCCCAGCAGTGCAGCTGACCCTGGGAGCCCCTACCAAATCACAG AGACGCCTCCTCCACCCTACAGTATGATGGAGACCACTCCGTCTGAGGATGTGAAACCAGGAGAGTCCTCCAACCCCAATAAACTCATTCTGTCAGCCCCCCATAGAG acTTGAGGCCAGTGTGTTATGAGGAACCAGAATACTGGTGTTCAGTGGCGTATTACGAACTGAACAACAGGGTGGGTGAGACATTCCACGCCTCTTCCCGAAGCATCCTCGTGGACGGCTTCACAGATCCCTCCAACAACAAGAACCGGTTCTGTCTTGGATTACTATCCAACGTCAACCGAAACTCTACCATTGAACACACTCGCAGACACATAGGCAAAG GTGTGCACTTGTATTACGTCGGAGGGGAGGTGTACGCAGAGTGTCTGAGTGACAGCAGTATTTTCGTACAGAGTCGGAACTGTAACTACCAGCATGGTTTTCACCCCACCACCGTCTGCAAGATCCCGAGTGGATGCAGCCTCAAGATCTTCAACAACCAGTTGTTTGCCCAGCTGTTGTCACAGTCGGTAAATCACGGCTTCGAGGTGGTGTATGAACTCACCAAGATGTGCACCATCAGGATGAGTTTTGTCAAG GGCTGGGGAGCCGAGTACCACCGTCAGGATGTCACCAGCACCCCCTGCTGGATAGAAATCCACCTGCATGGGCCTCTGCAGTGGCTGGACAAAGTTCTGACTCAAATGGGCTCCCCACACAATCCCATTTCCTCTGTATCCTAA
- the rfxap gene encoding regulatory factor X-associated protein: MSDSVHLSLVNTGKDGQTPAPGESSTTPSDQENFPYDAEDPGEESDVPEARDGAASPEELNDDETSGESENVPKTCIYDGCTETTTQVAKARKPWMCKKHRNKMYKDKYKKKKSDQAMSSGKIDEGSEERPVSVTKQRLGTMGDRPARPSLIEQVLNQKRLSLLRSPEVISFLQQQQRLLTTQNRSQTQHNY, translated from the exons ATGAGCGACAGCGTTCATCTTAGTTTAGTAAACACGGGTAAAGACGGCCAAACCCCCGCGCCCGGGGAGAGCAGCACCACCCCGTCCGACCAGGAGAACTTCCCGTACGACGCGGAAGACCCGGGCGAGGAGAGCGACGTGCCGGAGGCGAGAGACGGTGCGGCCAGCCCGGAGGAGCTCAACGACGACGAGACGTCCGGAGAGAGCGAGAACGTGCCCAAGACCTGCATCTATGACGGCTGCACGGAGACCACGACTCAGGTGGCCAAAGCCAGGAAACCCTGGATGTGCAAGAAACACCGGAATAAAATGTACAAGGACAAgtataagaagaaaaaaagcgaCCAGGCCATGTCATCGGGAAAAATAGAC GAGGGTTCGGAGGAGAGGCCTGTATCTGTTACTAAGCAACGGCTGGGTACCATGGGAGACAGACCAGCCAGACCCTCCCTGATAGAGCAGGTGTTGAACCAGAAGAGACTG TCTCTGCTGAGGAGTCCAGAAGTCATCAGCTTccttcagcagcagcagcgtttACTGACCACACAGAATCGGTCTCAAACACAGCACAACTACTGA
- the LOC137028670 gene encoding serine rich and transmembrane domain containing 1, with protein MSGMDGSVEEINGTEVSSESFLRFSPTSVSTGAAAVSYGRTANVYIYVSIFLSLLLFLLTLLIIALHRLKNIISSSSSYPECSSEAGSSFTNMEICSVSSQRSTVSSLS; from the coding sequence ATGTCTGGAATGGATGGGTCAGTGGAGGAGATAAATGGTACGGAAGTGAGCAGCGAGAGTTTCCTGAGGTTCAGCCCTACATCCGTTTCTACCGGGGCGGCCGCTGTCTCATATGGACGAACTGCCAATGTTTACATCTATGTCTCCATCTTCCTCAGCTTGCTGCTTTTCCTGCTTACCCTGTTGATCATTGCTCTCCACAGGCTGAAGAACATCATATCCTCTAGTTCTTCATACCCAGAATGCAGCAGTGAGGCCGGGAGCTCCTTCACTAACATGGAGATCTGCAGCGTTTCCTCACAGAGATCAACGGTGTCATCGCTGTCCTGA